The genome window CAAGTTCGATCCAACGAACGAACGCTACCTTCGTCGCATTTTTAACGAAGATATTGTCAGAGAAATGATGGGATCCGGCGAAGTAATCTCCGAACTGGAAAGGGAATGGGAACAATTGAACAAGGATCGCGCAGTGCTCAGAGAGATATTCCCTAGCGGAGAATCGAAAGTTGTATTGCCATGCAATCTGCAAAGGATGATTTGGAACGTGCAGAAGATATTCCACATAAATAAACGGGCACCTACCGATCTTAGTCCAATGAGAGTTATACAAGGTGAATAAAACAACGACATTGTCAAAAATATAAGTAATCTCTGTATTATTAAAAGCGTAAATACTAAAATAGTTGGTTTGCAGGTGTGAAGGATCTCCTAGAGAAATGTATCATTGTGGCTGGTGACGACAGACTCAGTAAACAGGCGAACGAAAACGCCACTCTATTATTCCAATGCTTAGTTAGATCTACTTTATGTACAAAGTGTGTTTCCGAAGAATTTAGATTATCTAGTGAAGCTTTTGAATGGCTTATCGGGGAAATTGAAACAAGATTCCAGCAAGCACAAGTTtgtagaaatttatttatatcgttcaacgaataagaattttttttcttttgttaaatGTAAAATTCTTGTGGGTATTTTTTCACATGCTACGTTTAACATATATCTTTAGGTATCGCCTGGCGAAATGGTGGGCGCTTTGGCTGCTCAGTCACTTGGTGAACCAGCCACTCAGATGACATTGAACACTTTCCACTTTGCCGGTGTATCATCAAAGAACGTAACTCTGGGTGTACCCAGGCTGAAGGAAATTATAAACATCAGTAAGAAACCAAAGGCTCCTTCGTTGACAGTATTCTTGACAGGAGCTGCGGCGAGGGACGCAGAAAAGGCAAAGAATGTGCTTTGTCGGCTGGAACACACAACGCTGAGAAAGGTCACGGCAAATACTGCAATTTACTACGATCCAGATCCACAGAATACTGTAATTGCCGAAGATCAAGAATTCGTTAATGTTTACTACGAAATGCCCGATTTCGATCCGACCAAAATATCGCCGTGGTTGCTCCGTATCGAGTTAGACCGGAAACGAATGACTGACAAAAAGTTAACTATGGAACAAATCGCGGAAAAGATTAATGCCGGTTTTGGAGACGATTTGAATTGCATTTTTAACGACGATAACGCCGAAAAATTAGTGTTACGAATTAGGATAATGAATAGCGACGATAACAAATTCCTAGACACCGTAGAAGAGACTGTAGATAAAATGGAAGACGATATGTTTCTCCGATGTATCGAGGCGAATATGCTGAGTGATATGACGTTACAAGTATGCCTTAATCAATTTTACCACAAATATAACATTTACTGTATTTACAAATATCGAATCTTTTTATAGGGCATCGAAGCCATTGGAAAAGTGTATATGCATTTACCACAAACTGATTCTAAGAAACGCATCGTTATCACAGAAACCGGTGAATTTAAAGCGATAGCGGAATGGTTACTAGAAACTGATGGAACAAGTTTAAtgaaagtattgagcgaaagaGACGTAGACCCTGTTAGGACGTTCAGTAACGACATTTGTGAAATATTCCAAGTGTTGGGTATAGAGGCTGTGAGAAAATCAGTAGAGAAAGAAATGAACGCTGTATTGCAATTCTATGGTCTTTACGTGAACTACCGTCATCTTGCTCTGCTTTGTGACGTTATGACTGCCAAAGGACACCTGATGGCTATAACTCGTCACGGAATTAACAGACAGGATACTGGCGCTCTTATGAGgtaatttattagaaaatatgaGAATTTTGGGTTACTATTTGAATAttgtatataaatttatatattctACTTGGTTTCAGATGCTCCTTCGAAGAAACGGTAGACGTTTTATTGGACGCAGCATCTCACGCAGAAGTTGATCCTATGAGAGGAGTgtctgaaaatattattatGGGGCAACTTCCACGCATAGGAACAGGTATTGTTTCGATCGTTTAACGTATTTGAATTTAGTAAACGGAtctcaaatttttatcaagccaatattgtttatttaatctTCTTCAAGGATGTTTTGATTTATTATTGGACGCCGAGAAATGCAAAGCTGGTATCGAAATACCGATGGCAGTAGGAGCTGGTGTAATGGGTACCGCTGGAATGTTCTTCGGTAGTGTTGCCACACCAAGTATGAGTCCTCAAATGACACCTTGGATGGGTGCTACTCCTGGCTATGGCGCTTCAAGCATGTCACCTGGTACAAATGTCACTTGTTGttacattatattataataGGATCATTTATGCCGAATCGGACATAAAATCTCTTTAGCATAACTCATCGATGACAAATGTGTACTTATTTTCGCAGCACTGGGTAGTGGTATGACACCAGGAGGTGCATGTTTCTCGCCATCGGGAGCATCAGATGCTTCTGGACTTTCACCCGCATATTCTGCATATTCACCTCAACCGGGAAGTCCAGGAAGTCCAGGTCCTAGCATGAGTCCGTACCCCATGTCGCCAGCGGGCGGTGCTTCGCCTAGCTATTCGCCTACGTCGCCCGCTTACTTACCAACATCGCCGAGTATGACACCATCGAGTCCCAACTACTCGCCTACGAGTCCAACGTACTCGCCCACCAGTCCAAATTATTCGCCAACAAGTCCGAGTTATTCGCCAACATCGCCTAGTTATTCGCCAACCTCTCCGAGTTATTCGCCGACGAGCCCTTCGTACTCGCCAACGTCGCCAAGTTACTCGCCGACGAGTCCCAGTTACTCGCCAACCTCGCCCAGTTACTCGCCAACCTCGCCGAGTTATTCACCAACGAGTCCTTCGTATTCGCCAACGTCGCCTAGCTATTCGCCAACGAGCCCCAGTTACTCGCCAACCTCGCCTAGTTATTCGCCAACGAGTCCTTCGTATTCACCAACGTCGCCAAGTTACTCACCGACGAGTCCCAGTTACTCGCCAACAAGCCCAAGCTATTCTCCGAGCTCACCGAATTACACACCAGCGTCTCCATCGTACTCCCCCACGAGTCCCAGTTATTCGCCTAGTTCTCCACAATATTCGCCCGCTAGTCCCAGTTACTCGCCGAGTAGCCCAAAATATTCTCCGACGAGTCCAAGCTACTCGCCCACGTCGCCATCCTTCGCTGGAACCTCGCCACAGTACACTCCAGCCAGTCCAACGTATTCACCTACGAGCCCGACCTACTCACCAACGAGTCCATCTTATTCACCGAGTTCACCGCAACACACAGCTTCGGGAAGTACGAGATACTCGCCCAGTAGCCCGAACTACTCTCCCACTAGTCCTACGTATTCACCGACGAGTCCTCAATACTCACCATCGAGCACCAAGTACTCACCCACAAGTCCAACGTACACACCGACCAGTCCAAGTTATTCACCAACGAGTCCAACGTATTCTCCGCCTGTGCCTGGATACTCGCCGACGAGTCCTACTTACTCACCGGCGTCACCAGCCtacgaaacagacgattaagaaGTATTACGCATATCTGTATGGATCTTTAATGTTAAACATTTACTATGGACTAGGTATAAGCGCGATAAGTTGTAATTACTGCTGCTGCTGCGATTCTGAATTTTCTAAGAccgtaaatatatatttagtgtATAAATTTATGCACAATTCTTGTAATTGTCATATTTGTCACTTGTATGACCGTAGGTTGAAAGATATTTCGTTTTTTAAGTATCGAGGAAGAGGATCATTTCGTTTTAAGGAATATTTACAAATACTTTGGACGAACAGAAGTTGATGGGCGATCACGATGGCAAATCCGCGACGATTACATACAACACGGAATGTACGTTTTATTAGAGTGAATCTGATCAATTTACACAAAATATGTCTGTTATTTACTAATGCTTGTTAATTTCAAAAACTTTCTTAGTTTTTACAAAAAGTTACGTATTAACGTCTTCGACCCTTCGGTTAGGTTCCTCTTCAAAACTCGTGATAGTTATATAAAATAACATTTAATATTACAGTAGTTTTACAAAAGAAaactaaaataatattaaacattAAATGTTATTCTAGATAATCTACTACTTTTGAAGAGGATTCGAATATAAGGGTCGGAAACGTTAATATTTACGGTTATTTTCAAAGAATGTTGCaggaaatattatttcaaacaGATATTCCGTATTttcgttttaaataaattttactcgGGTCTGCGCCAAGGACGTTTCTAGGTCTTCTTTGGTTGCTCTCATCGTGTCTGGTTAAGCCATTTGCGTTCGATAGAATATCGAGTTACGCTTTGCGTGGTACTCGCCACCGCACACAAAAACCGGTTCAAGTTCCGCGTCGATGTCGAACAGTGTGAATTATTTACCGTCATGAATCGTGAGAGACTACCACTGCTTTTCAGAGACGCTAAATCGGATCTGTCGCTTCTGTTCGCTACATTATGCGTTATCGACATATTCGGCGTTTTTCCAATCATCGCGTTGCCGCGTGCGATCGTGCAATGCGGTAAGTTTATCTCCTTTCATTTTCACGTTTTCAAAACAGCTGGCTCGCCGGAACTAAAAATTATGAACATTCAGCGAGGCAAgagtctttgtttttttttctttttacaaaaTGCATTATCACTTCAACGAATAACTTTATTAATCCGTAATTACTGTGCACCAAATTTTTAACGGGTCATAGTGTACGAGAGTTCTGAGGATTTGTTAAAGAAATATGAAATTTCGTTATAAATACTGTTTATTCAAACTAAAGGTGTAATATATGAACATCAGTATATACATATAACATTTATTTGTCAAGAATTTTCCTTAGAATTCTTGCACAGTACCTACGGGTTAAATATTGTATACCTTTGTTTgtgattcacatacttgtaaacatcAATTTGATGAATTTCGACTATTTTGTAAGCTGTACTATTAATATAGATATATAGTATATACATACACACAGTCGATTGTATGtatgatataatatttttatttaaattcaacCGATTTATATAATTGACACTTGTATTTACTATTTAGAGATTATTATGAGAAAGGTTTTATGCAAAGAATGCACGAGGCGTTGTGTGAAAGAATTGATTATTTAAAGGAAATACAATTGATTAACTTGTTAAAAGACTTCCTGATTTGGTACACCTGAGCTGTTATGTGTTATGTCCATTAATGTGATCCATATTTACGTAATTGTTGACCATTCGCAAATAGGATTTGTTTAAGTGACTCGCAAGTGGATGGAAAGAAATGCTCATACTATGTAATTTAGGTTTATACGGGATTCCCCTAGTTCTTGTTGTGCTGGGCTTGCAAGTTTATACGGCCGTTCTCCTTGGAAAATCATGGATAATCGCGACAACTCTCGATCCGCAAATTTCACGAAAAAATCGGtgagattttatttttatttgtttgtatgTGTGTCAGTTGATTTTATTTTGATCTCTCTTGCAGTCATCCGCTTGCTGCTGTGACTGAATTGACGTTAGGACCACGGGCAAAGACCTTGGTCGCTATAATTCTGGATCTCACTGTTTTTGGTTGCAGTATACCTAATCTACTGGTTGGTACGttcttaatataaatttttaatcattGAACAGTTAATTACACTTGTATCGATCATGAATACCTTTAATAAATTTCAGCATCGCAAAATTTACAATTGTTTGGATTGAAAGTGTCAGGACAACGATTTGATCTATCTTTTTGCTACTGGCTTCTGGTTGTGGGTGTACTTTTGTGTCCAATTATGTGGCTTGGTAGCCCACGCGATATGAAGTAAACCAATAGTTTTCCTAACTTTTGTGCAACTTATATATCTTgaccaaaaatatttaaatgtttttGAGACTCACAATATATTTTATGATTACTTGCAGATTGTTGGTGTCGTTTTCTTGCACAATGGTTATACTGACAGCAGTATTAATATGGTGGTGTATAATTGTTGATGATCAAGAGTTTGATGTAACACCAGTGCCCACTTCTCCTTCCTGGGACAAATTTATTTCTGGGTAAATGTTATAAAAGTACTAATTCTCTTGACTTGGTTTAATATCAATTATTTTCAGATACGGCATGTTGGCGTTTCAGTTCGATGTGCACCCGACGTTAATGACCGTACAAGTGGATATGCGTCGTTCTCAAGACATTAATAAAGCTGTTGTAATTTCGTTCTTGGGTAACAATGTGACCAAAACATAGTAGAATTCCATCTACCTAACATTTATTTCCTGCTATAGCATTCATTGCACTAGTAATTTAAATCATTAATTGCAGTAAGCGGTTCGTTGTTTGCCATTACTACTGGTTTGGCTGTTTGGAAGTATGGCGGCAGTACAACGGCTAATGTTCTACAAGTGGTACCAGGAAATATTATTATGAGCGCGGCTATTCTATTTGCTGCTCTTCAACTCTGCTTGTCTAGCGCTATAGGTCATTCCGCTCTTTTTCAAGATTTAGAGGATCAATGGAATATCCAGAGATGTAAAAACTCTAAAGACAGTAAATTATAATATAGCTGTGCGTTAATGTCAAAAATAAGCTGTATTACAAATATTTTCGTAATAGCTTTCGGATGGAAAAGATGTGCGTTACGGTCAGCCATCGTTTTCCTTGGTGTGGCTGTGGGAGAATCTGTACCAAGATTCGATATCGTAATGGCTCTAATTGGAGGATCTTTGACGGGACCGTTGGTCTTTATGCTTCCACCACTGATGTATTCGAAAGCTGTTGCTCTAAAAGCGAGATCTATGCGGACATTAACTCCTGAAGTGTATTCAGGCGCTGAGAGACGCCGGAGTATCGGAGATGATATAACAGCCGATCCAAGAATTCATTCAAGATCGGTTTATTACGGCGTTCTAAGTATGCCTAAAATTGAATACGATCGATACTCGTACGTTTATTATGACGACCTTGATGAGGAGTTCGACGAGGTTGTGGGTTATGAAAATGACTCCCGGAACAGAGGAGAAATCAACGAAGAATATTTAATGACGAGACAAAATCACAACACTGAACCGATATTCGTAGATGCCAGTCGACCCTTTAAAACCTACAGAAGAATTGCAATTTCCGAGGAGCTAGCCTCGAAGGAAGTTGTAAATTGCACTTTTCGAAAATGGCACAATTGGTTCGGTTACTTGATTGTATTGTTCGGTATTGTCGTCACCATTTCTTCAACGTATATTAACATTAAAAATACGGTACGTTATGTACAATTCACGCCTCCGTGCATTGTAAATGCTACCGTTGTACAAAATCCTACATAGATAAGATCACTTTACAgtgataaaaataagataatatatTTACACGTGATTTTCTGCATGATTATTATAAGTATAATCAATACGTGCACGAGGGATTTTTTTTACTATTGTATACcataaatgttttattaattaaatctgtGTGAACAACTTTGTGTAACATTAAGTTTCTTTTTAaatgtaatttgaaattttttatgcgGTCTTCAAACTTTCAGATATGTCCACTATGTGGTAGCAAGGTACTGATAAAAACTCGTGCTCTCTGACAAACATATGGACCTTCAAATTCATATCGATGATAAATTTACTtattctgaaatttcatgttcTTTATATCCATATACAGCATACATTCATGTTTCGTTCCATAAAATCGAGAAAAATATACAAAGTCGTTTCATAACGCCCACGTGTTTCAGTGTTAGAATCAGCTGATTCGATGAACTATTCTTAATCACGAAGGTTACCTTGAAAAGGTATCTTTGGTGTATGTGTGCGCGCGCACGCatgtatgtacatatgtatTTCCTGTTGGTACAGCGAAATTTTCATGCTACATAAAGATAAGTTTATAAATTAAACCATTATTTATCGAGTCAATTCTCTTTAAACTGTTTGATAATGTTAATACTTAAATACTGATATCATGACAAAATAAACTTATTAATTCAGTGcatctaaaaattattttatattttgataTCGAATTTGGAAAATTA of Colletes latitarsis isolate SP2378_abdomen chromosome 3, iyColLati1, whole genome shotgun sequence contains these proteins:
- the Rpii215 gene encoding RNA polymerase II subunit RpII215, with protein sequence MATSDSKAPLRTVKRVQFGILSPDEIRRMSVTDGGIRFPETMEGGRPKLGGLMDPRQGVIDRNSRCQTCAGNMTECPGHFGHIDLAKPVFHVGFITKTIKILRCVCFYCSKLLVSPHNPKIKEIVMKTKGQSRKRLTFVYDLCKSKNICEGGDEMDINKENPEQQPPDRKPGHGGCGRYQPNLRRSGLDVTAEWRHVNEDSQEKKIALTAERAWEILKHITDEESFILGMDPKFARPDWMVVTVLPVPPLSVRPAVIMYGSAKNQDDLTHKLADIIKSNNELIRNEQAGAAAHVISENIKMLQFHVATLVDNDMPGMPRAMQKSGKPLKAIKARLKGKEGRIRGNLMGKRVDFSARTVITPDPNLRIDQVGVPRSIAQNLTFPEIVTPFNIDKMQELVRRGNSQYPGAKYIVRDNGERIDLRFHPKPSDLHLQCGYRVERHIRDGDLVIFNRQPTLHKMSMMGHRVKVLPWSTFRMNLSCTSPYNADFDGDEMNLHVPQSMETRAEVENIHVTPRQIITPQANKPVMGIVQDTLTAVRKMTKRDVFIEKEQMMNILMFLPSWDGKMPQPCILKPKPLWTGKQIFSLIIPGNVNMIRTHSTHPDEEDDGPYKWISPGDTKVMVEHGELVMGILCKKTLGTSAGSLLHICMLELGHEVCGRFYGNIQTVINNWLLLEGHSIGIGDTIADPQTYLEIQKAIKKAKEDVIEVIQKAHNMELEPTPGNTLRQTFENQVNRILNDARDKTGGSAKKSLTEYNNLKAMVVSGSKGSNINISQVIACVGQQNVEGKRIPFGFRKRTLPHFIKDDYGPESRGFVENSYLAGLTPSEFYFHAMGGREGLIDTAVKTAETGYIQRRLIKAMESVMVHYDGTVRNSVGQLIQLRYGEDGLCGETVEFQNLPTIKLSNKAFEKKFKFDPTNERYLRRIFNEDIVREMMGSGEVISELEREWEQLNKDRAVLREIFPSGESKVVLPCNLQRMIWNVQKIFHINKRAPTDLSPMRVIQGVKDLLEKCIIVAGDDRLSKQANENATLLFQCLVRSTLCTKCVSEEFRLSSEAFEWLIGEIETRFQQAQVSPGEMVGALAAQSLGEPATQMTLNTFHFAGVSSKNVTLGVPRLKEIINISKKPKAPSLTVFLTGAAARDAEKAKNVLCRLEHTTLRKVTANTAIYYDPDPQNTVIAEDQEFVNVYYEMPDFDPTKISPWLLRIELDRKRMTDKKLTMEQIAEKINAGFGDDLNCIFNDDNAEKLVLRIRIMNSDDNKFLDTVEETVDKMEDDMFLRCIEANMLSDMTLQGIEAIGKVYMHLPQTDSKKRIVITETGEFKAIAEWLLETDGTSLMKVLSERDVDPVRTFSNDICEIFQVLGIEAVRKSVEKEMNAVLQFYGLYVNYRHLALLCDVMTAKGHLMAITRHGINRQDTGALMRCSFEETVDVLLDAASHAEVDPMRGVSENIIMGQLPRIGTGCFDLLLDAEKCKAGIEIPMAVGAGVMGTAGMFFGSVATPSMSPQMTPWMGATPGYGASSMSPALGSGMTPGGACFSPSGASDASGLSPAYSAYSPQPGSPGSPGPSMSPYPMSPAGGASPSYSPTSPAYLPTSPSMTPSSPNYSPTSPTYSPTSPNYSPTSPSYSPTSPSYSPTSPSYSPTSPSYSPTSPSYSPTSPSYSPTSPSYSPTSPSYSPTSPSYSPTSPSYSPTSPSYSPTSPSYSPTSPSYSPTSPSYSPTSPSYSPTSPSYSPSSPNYTPASPSYSPTSPSYSPSSPQYSPASPSYSPSSPKYSPTSPSYSPTSPSFAGTSPQYTPASPTYSPTSPTYSPTSPSYSPSSPQHTASGSTRYSPSSPNYSPTSPTYSPTSPQYSPSSTKYSPTSPTYTPTSPSYSPTSPTYSPPVPGYSPTSPTYSPASPAYETDD
- the Mah gene encoding solute carrier family member mahogany isoform X1, whose product is MNRERLPLLFRDAKSDLSLLFATLCVIDIFGVFPIIALPRAIVQCGLYGIPLVLVVLGLQVYTAVLLGKSWIIATTLDPQISRKNRHPLAAVTELTLGPRAKTLVAIILDLTVFGCSIPNLLVASQNLQLFGLKVSGQRFDLSFCYWLLVVGVLLCPIMWLGSPRDMKLLVSFSCTMVILTAVLIWWCIIVDDQEFDVTPVPTSPSWDKFISGYGMLAFQFDVHPTLMTVQVDMRRSQDINKAVVISFLVSGSLFAITTGLAVWKYGGSTTANVLQVVPGNIIMSAAILFAALQLCLSSAIGHSALFQDLEDQWNIQRSFGWKRCALRSAIVFLGVAVGESVPRFDIVMALIGGSLTGPLVFMLPPLMYSKAVALKARSMRTLTPEVYSGAERRRSIGDDITADPRIHSRSVYYGVLSMPKIEYDRYSYVYYDDLDEEFDEVVGYENDSRNRGEINEEYLMTRQNHNTEPIFVDASRPFKTYRRIAISEELASKEVVNCTFRKWHNWFGYLIVLFGIVVTISSTYINIKNTVRYVQFTPPCIVNATVVQNPT
- the Mah gene encoding solute carrier family member mahogany isoform X2, which produces MNRERLPLLFRDAKSDLSLLFATLCVIDIFGVFPIIALPRAIVQCGLYGIPLVLVVLGLQVYTAVLLGKSWIIATTLDPQISRKNRHPLAAVTELTLGPRAKTLVAIILDLTVFGCSIPNLLVASQNLQLFGLKVSGQRFDLSFCYWLLVVGVLLCPIMWLGSPRDMKLLVSFSCTMVILTAVLIWWCIIVDDQEFDVTPVPTSPSWDKFISGYGMLAFQFDVHPTLMTVQVDMRRSQDINKAVVISFLVSGSLFAITTGLAVWKYGGSTTANVLQVVPGNIIMSAAILFAALQLCLSSAIGHSALFQDLEDQWNIQRSFGWKRCALRSAIVFLGVAVGESVPRFDIVMALIGGSLTGPLVFMLPPLMYSKAVALKARSMRTLTPEVYSGAERRRSIGDDITADPRIHSRSVYYGVLSMPKIEYDRYSYVYYDDLDEEFDEVVGYENDSRNRGEINEEYLMTRQNHNTEPIFVDASRPFKTYRRIAISEELASKEVVNCTFRKWHNWFGYLIVLFGIVVTISSTYINIKNTICPLCGSKVLIKTRAL